From the Leisingera thetidis genome, the window GGAAGCACGCAAACACATTCCAGATCGAAATCCCGCTGGGTGACCGACGGCCGCGGATTCGGCGTTTCGGCAAAGCCGATGTCGAACTGCTGTGAGGCAATGAGGTCTTCGATGACATCGGAAGACCGCATGGTCAGCGCGATTTCAAGATCTTCCTTGCCTTCCATGAATGCGGTGAGCACCCGCGGCAGGAAGAAGCTGGATGCGGCCGGATGGCAGGCGATGCTGAGCCTGCCGGCCTGGTGCGCGCGGATCCGGCCCACGGTGTTCTCGATACGCTCGAACCGTTCCAGGACAGCGTCGCACTCCTCGAGGAAAAAATATGCTTCGGGGGTCGGAATCAGCTTGCCCTGTCTGCGCAGGAAAAGACTGAACCCCAGCTCGGATTCCAGCGTCGCGATCATGGTGCTGACAGCAGGCTGTGTGCGCCCGACGGTGCGGGAGGCCTGGGAAATGGAGCCGCTGCGCATGACTTCGCGGAAGGTAACGATTTGACGGATGGAGAGATTCATGTGGGGTATTCACTGAATTTATGAAGTTAGAGGAATAATGAAATTGATATTATGGCAATTGTCCAGCCATATGCACCGGGTCTAGCAGAAGGGAATGCTGGGACGGAGGTTGAATGGACAAGTTTACGAAATACCTGCTGACGGGTTTGATCTGCATGGTCGCCCTGGCCCAGTTCGTCCAGATCGTCACGCGCTACCTGCTGCAGGTGCCGCTGATGGGGCTGGAGGAAGTCATGCTCTATCCCACGGTCTGGCTTTACATCCTGGGCGCCGTGAACGCCTCGCGCGAGGATACCCATATCCGCGCCAATGTTCTGGAAATCGCCATCAATACACCGCGCGGCCACACCATCCTGGCGATCGTGGGCGAAATCATCAGCCTGGTTGTCGGCATTTGGCTGACCACCTGGGCGTGGGATTACACCCTGTACGCCATCCGCGTCTGGAAAGAGACCCCGACCCTGTACCTTCCGACGTTCTATTCCGAAGTGGCGATCCTGGGCGGGATGGTGCTGATGATGATCTACACCGCGCTGCATCTTGTGCGCCACATCAATGACCTGCGCACCGGAGGTGCAACAAAATG encodes:
- a CDS encoding LysR family transcriptional regulator — its product is MNLSIRQIVTFREVMRSGSISQASRTVGRTQPAVSTMIATLESELGFSLFLRRQGKLIPTPEAYFFLEECDAVLERFERIENTVGRIRAHQAGRLSIACHPAASSFFLPRVLTAFMEGKEDLEIALTMRSSDVIEDLIASQQFDIGFAETPNPRPSVTQRDFDLECVCVLPASDPLAAAPALSPADLAGRPMALLFKEHPLTRQTEQVFQQAGCRIRKRLELRTWAPGLQFVADGICYMICDMITAYSCLQQPQTRNPLAIRRFEPRMSSCISILTPGYATRSLVSHAFTDRLCSAIDEMQDEMEEVLSNGNGN
- a CDS encoding TRAP transporter small permease, whose translation is MDKFTKYLLTGLICMVALAQFVQIVTRYLLQVPLMGLEEVMLYPTVWLYILGAVNASREDTHIRANVLEIAINTPRGHTILAIVGEIISLVVGIWLTTWAWDYTLYAIRVWKETPTLYLPTFYSEVAILGGMVLMMIYTALHLVRHINDLRTGGATK